In Bombus pascuorum chromosome 13, iyBomPasc1.1, whole genome shotgun sequence, a single genomic region encodes these proteins:
- the LOC132913657 gene encoding homocysteine-responsive endoplasmic reticulum-resident ubiquitin-like domain member 2 protein, protein MEEVAVKVIIKAPNQQIKDQIVNCDIGWTVRQLKEHLSDVYPSKPERASQKLIYSGQLLNDSTCLKDVLRHCNGQEDQTYIVHLVCASQKTSTNKITEQVVENTKTISTARSTMENMRLNNTNNIQNQSQDITNIATQHTPAQLYSTLQYFDPRNSQQMAWMQQAYTYYLTQYMQLMAAQGIQLQTSIPYVQQMNVNTNDNVQNPYTNNTNNNNNNNNNNNNNNNNNNNNNVGDEQQQPAAQEADVNGGNNGAGEDGAFNRDWLDVFYMLSRITLFFTLVYFYSSPLRFLIVTFLGFAMYLYQGGFFRVQPILLPENNNGRGDRVDNNNQILQNEAIGPQPAQQQNGQVPAVQAEARTNANEEHEEERPGALAFTWTFFSTFFASLFPDQPNVI, encoded by the exons ATGGAAGAAGTCGCTGtcaaagtaataataaaagcaCCGAATCAGCAGATTAAAGATCAAATCGTAAATTGTGATATTGGGTGGACCGTTCGCCAATTAAAAGAACATTTGTCCGATGTTTATCCTAGTAAACCA GAACGAGCAAGTCAGAAACTTATATATTCAGGgcaattattaaatgattCCACGTGTTTAAAAGATGTGTTAAGACACTGTAATGGGCAAGAAGATCAAACCTATATAGTTCACTTAGTCTGTGCTTCGCAAAAAAcatcaacaaataaaataactgaACAAGTTGTAGAAAATACAAAGACAATTTCTACTGCAAGAAGTACAATGGAAAATATgagattaaataatacaaataatatacagAATCAAAGTCAAGATATTACTAATATTGCTACGCAACATACTCCAGCACAATTGTATTCTACACTACAATATTTTGATCCACGAAATAGTCAACAAATGGCTTGGATGCAACAAGCATATACCTATTATTTGACACAATATATGCAACT gaTGGCAGCACAAGGAATACAATTACAGACTAGCATTCCATATGTTCAGCAAATGAATGTCAATACAAATGATAATGTTCAAAATCCATATACAAATAAcacaaataacaataataataataataataataataataataataataataataataataataataatgtaggTGATGAGCAACAACAACCTGCTGCTCAAGAAGCTGATGTTAATGGAGGAAATAATGGTGCTGGAGAAGATGGTGCATTTAACAGAGATTGGCTAGATGTTTTTTATATGCTGTCCAGAATAACTCTTTTTTTCACTTTAGTATATTTTTACTCGTCCCCTCTAAGATTTCTTATTGTTACGTTTCTTGGCTTTGCAATGTATCT ATATCAAGGTGGTTTTTTCCGGGTACAACCTATTCTATTACCTGAAAATAATAATGGTAGAGGAGATCGGGTGGATAACAATAaccaaatattacaaaatgaagCAATAGGTCCGCAACCTGCACAGCAACAAAATGGTCAAGTGCCAGCTGTACAAGCAGAAGCAAGAACAAATGCAAATGAAGAACACGAAGAGGAAAGACCTGGTGCACTTGCTTTTACCTGGACATTTTTCAGTACATTTTTTGCTTCGCTTTTTCCAGATCAAccaaatgttatttaa